The following are from one region of the Streptomyces tuirus genome:
- a CDS encoding serine hydrolase domain-containing protein — protein MPSFRTLLALPAAAALLSLLPADSSALSMPPVDAVLPLLVTQGRAPAAALLAQEGTTTRYAADGPGIARSDHFRAGSITKTFIATVVLQLAAEHRLSLSDTVEQHLPGLVRGAGNDGRALTLRSLLTHTSGLPDFTTDTDGATPVTPRQALNIAVTHPPAARGHFSYSNTNYVLLGLVIRQVTGHSYATEAERRIITPLRLTGTSFPGSRSTLPSPHGRAYTADGTDVTALDPRVAGAAGELVSTLADLDRFYAALLGGRLLPPHWLREMLDTRAAHGAYGMGLFPEKLPCGTRVWGHNGHISGSYVRTAATVDGRRVLTFRVNTDAIADAGLEPAMLAAEFCPRTS, from the coding sequence ATGCCGTCGTTCCGGACATTGCTGGCACTGCCCGCGGCCGCCGCGCTCCTCTCCCTGCTCCCGGCCGACTCGTCGGCCCTCTCGATGCCGCCGGTCGACGCGGTACTGCCCCTGCTGGTGACACAGGGCAGGGCCCCGGCCGCGGCCCTGCTCGCCCAGGAGGGCACCACCACCCGCTACGCCGCCGACGGGCCGGGAATCGCCCGGTCGGACCACTTCCGCGCCGGAAGCATCACGAAGACGTTCATCGCGACGGTCGTGCTGCAACTGGCCGCCGAGCACCGGCTCTCGCTGTCCGACACGGTGGAGCAGCACCTGCCGGGCCTGGTGCGAGGAGCGGGCAACGACGGCCGCGCGCTGACCCTGCGCTCCCTGCTCACCCACACCAGCGGCCTGCCCGACTTCACCACGGACACCGACGGAGCCACCCCCGTCACACCCCGTCAGGCCCTGAACATCGCCGTCACCCACCCCCCGGCCGCACGCGGCCACTTCTCCTACTCCAACACCAACTACGTCCTGCTCGGCCTGGTCATCCGGCAGGTCACCGGGCACTCGTACGCCACAGAGGCTGAGCGCCGCATCATCACTCCCCTGCGCCTGACGGGCACCTCCTTCCCCGGATCCCGGTCCACGCTGCCCTCACCGCACGGCCGCGCCTACACCGCCGACGGAACCGACGTCACCGCACTCGACCCGCGGGTGGCCGGAGCCGCGGGCGAGTTGGTGTCCACGCTCGCCGACCTGGACCGCTTCTACGCGGCCCTGCTCGGCGGCCGGCTGCTGCCCCCGCACTGGCTGCGCGAGATGCTCGACACCCGTGCCGCACACGGCGCGTACGGCATGGGGCTGTTTCCCGAAAAACTTCCGTGCGGCACGAGGGTGTGGGGGCACAACGGGCACATATCCGGCAGCTACGTGCGCACCGCGGCCACCGTCGACGGCCGTCGTGTCCTCACCTTCCGCGTGAACACGGACGCGATCGCAGATGCCGGTCTCGAGCCCGCGATGCTCGCCGCCGAGTTCTGCCCCCGCACCTCGTAG
- a CDS encoding serine/threonine-protein kinase gives MSEAERAGTSRQDTRQDTRERLLAGRYRLGKVLGRGGMGTVWRAEDETLGRTVAVKELRFPTNIDQEEKRRLITRTLREAKAIARIRNNSAVTVFDVVQEDDRPWIVMELVEGKSLAEVIREDGLLEPKRAAEVGLAVLDVLRSAHREGILHRDVKPSNVLISDDGRVVLTDFGIAQVEGDPSITSTGMLVGAPSYISPERARGHKPGPAADLWSLGGLLYAAVEGAPPYDKGSAIATLTAVMTEPLEEPKNAGPLKDVIHGLLTKDPAQRLDDAGARAMLNSVLHAPEHPEPEPMDATKVVPLPAQPDRASRKGGSSGSGGKRGEEAGERLRGALRSVRKAASGSAAAGGAAAAAKSGAGEASSGPAGTASSASDSGAGRSTTAGAAGTRPGPGADAAGGERGAPETKTASGGRSSGWPVVPPPDLPPRPAPRAPLTDVVPRRTLLIIAVVVALAVIGTVLAIVLSGDDKGAKGASGEGGGKTVATASDGADTKGDKSDGTRTDGAESEPGSSGPASNGTPTGQSGDSSDEGGSGGGKGTAAQSTHQGKQGYSIGLPKGWKFQSTAAAGDRFTGPDGQKLLVAWTSTPKGDPVADWRNQERYMVRAQYKKIRIEKVDYRGWNTADWEFTYMDGGTKYRTIDRGFVVDGTSGYALMYTAKAAGWGGDMRKETWRTLTRTFEPKS, from the coding sequence ATGTCGGAGGCGGAGCGGGCGGGCACATCTCGTCAGGACACTCGTCAGGACACCAGGGAGCGTCTCCTCGCGGGGCGTTACCGGTTGGGCAAGGTGCTCGGCCGCGGCGGCATGGGCACGGTGTGGCGCGCCGAGGACGAGACGCTGGGGCGGACGGTCGCCGTCAAGGAGCTGCGGTTCCCCACGAACATCGACCAGGAGGAGAAGCGGCGGCTGATCACGCGGACGCTGCGCGAGGCCAAGGCCATCGCCCGGATCCGCAACAACAGCGCCGTGACGGTCTTCGACGTCGTCCAGGAGGACGACCGGCCCTGGATCGTGATGGAGCTCGTCGAGGGCAAGTCGCTCGCCGAGGTCATCCGGGAGGACGGGCTGCTCGAGCCGAAGCGTGCCGCCGAGGTCGGGCTCGCCGTCCTCGACGTGCTGCGGTCCGCCCACCGCGAGGGCATCCTGCACCGCGACGTGAAGCCGTCGAACGTCCTGATCTCCGACGACGGCCGGGTCGTGCTCACCGACTTCGGCATCGCCCAGGTCGAGGGCGACCCGTCCATCACCTCGACCGGCATGCTCGTCGGCGCGCCCTCCTACATCTCCCCGGAGCGGGCGCGCGGGCACAAGCCGGGCCCGGCGGCCGACCTGTGGTCCCTCGGCGGGCTGCTGTACGCGGCGGTGGAAGGCGCGCCGCCGTACGACAAGGGGTCGGCCATAGCGACTCTCACGGCGGTGATGACCGAGCCGCTGGAGGAGCCGAAGAACGCGGGTCCGCTGAAGGACGTCATCCACGGACTGCTCACCAAGGACCCCGCGCAGCGGCTCGACGACGCGGGTGCCCGGGCGATGCTGAACTCGGTCCTGCACGCGCCCGAGCATCCCGAGCCGGAGCCGATGGACGCCACCAAGGTCGTGCCGCTGCCGGCGCAGCCCGACAGGGCCTCGCGCAAGGGGGGTTCGTCGGGATCCGGCGGCAAGCGCGGTGAGGAGGCCGGGGAGCGGCTGCGCGGGGCGCTGCGTTCCGTGCGCAAGGCCGCCTCGGGCAGCGCCGCCGCGGGAGGTGCCGCTGCGGCGGCCAAGTCCGGTGCGGGCGAGGCCTCTTCCGGGCCCGCCGGCACGGCCTCCTCCGCGTCGGACAGCGGTGCCGGCCGGAGTACGACCGCGGGTGCGGCGGGGACGCGGCCGGGCCCGGGAGCGGACGCCGCCGGCGGTGAGCGTGGTGCGCCGGAGACGAAGACGGCCTCTGGGGGGCGGAGTTCGGGATGGCCGGTGGTGCCGCCGCCGGACCTGCCGCCCAGGCCCGCGCCCCGGGCGCCGCTCACCGACGTGGTGCCGCGCCGGACTCTGTTGATCATCGCGGTGGTCGTGGCGCTCGCCGTGATCGGCACCGTGCTCGCCATCGTGCTCAGCGGTGACGACAAGGGCGCGAAGGGTGCCTCCGGCGAAGGCGGCGGGAAGACCGTCGCCACGGCGTCGGACGGCGCCGACACCAAGGGCGACAAGAGCGACGGCACGCGCACCGACGGCGCCGAGAGCGAGCCCGGGTCGTCCGGGCCCGCCTCGAACGGCACGCCCACCGGCCAGTCGGGCGACTCCTCGGACGAGGGCGGATCCGGCGGCGGGAAGGGCACCGCGGCGCAGTCGACTCACCAGGGGAAGCAGGGGTACTCCATCGGTCTGCCGAAGGGCTGGAAGTTCCAGTCCACGGCTGCCGCGGGCGACCGCTTCACCGGGCCCGACGGGCAGAAGCTGCTCGTCGCCTGGACGTCCACGCCCAAGGGGGACCCGGTGGCGGACTGGAGGAACCAGGAGCGCTACATGGTGCGGGCGCAGTACAAGAAGATCCGTATAGAGAAGGTGGACTACCGCGGCTGGAACACCGCCGACTGGGAGTTCACCTACATGGACGGTGGCACGAAGTACCGCACCATCGACAGGGGTTTCGTGGTCGACGGCACGTCCGGGTACGCGTTGATGTACACGGCCAAGGCGGCAGGCTGGGGCGGCGACATGCGCAAGGAGACGTGGCGGACGCTCACGCGGACCTTCGAACCCAAGTCCTGA
- a CDS encoding protein kinase: MDDYAGRVLADRYRLPLPPSDEYELTETRAFDTYSGQEVLVRQVPLPEVVEAEVLDAEGLPDGFTARDGGARRSGARAGAGTRRPADPVVRRAVEAAQAAAAIPDHPRLDQVFDVFAEGGSLWIVSELVAARPLAALLAEKPLTPYRAAEVASDVLMALRVLHAHGWVHRNITARTVLVCDDGRVMLTGLAVGAAEEALCGYDPVPEPPFEESGQGSGHEPGAQGGGAGRALGVGGPGGSGPGGGIGGAGDPEAARRAAIEAREARGLPSAGGESASGGSVVPVRGPVEGGADPRAARAGAIAAYRAGARAAARVQEAQQGGRAALPGARTDPDAGVAPHVNGSAQSPYIPGQGTAPGAVPPGRIADPYGVGGNPRTTAWHGAAPRGTTGGATAAQGREQPALPPAPDTAAHGEPTRWDDLVADTPAPRRGPATALAAERARQARMAVVGPVTERWAPEQAGSVHENWQLAAPIGPATDLWALGALLFRAVQGHAPYPEESTAELVQMVCAEPPAYAEECGPLRPVVESLLRQDPTERLDFEEVRGWLRSLVRSAPEPEAGVHVVAAPPVDARRLPVVRRRGELVRRRRAGLPAHHGRHKRAKEESGSPRRLGRTLLVLVLLAMAAAIAYAMLFMPKAKTEGADGADRTGAAGEVSQAPEPDAGSDPRPDQTSPGPEKSPSSAGTTETQTTGPDVADGFTLRKDSAGFQVAVAKGWERSPRNGSGQVVYSKGDFELIVVAGRDSASSYGSDPMAYQRERERELQPYRDSSWATSTGLKTIEVGGRTMAEGQFTWTGGDGGELYVRNLAMLVEGRYHVVQVRGPESERDEVTRMYEQAAATYQATG, translated from the coding sequence GTGGACGACTACGCGGGTCGGGTGCTGGCCGACCGCTACCGCCTGCCACTGCCGCCGTCCGACGAGTACGAACTCACCGAGACCCGGGCCTTCGACACCTACAGCGGACAGGAAGTCCTGGTCCGGCAGGTGCCGTTGCCCGAGGTGGTCGAGGCCGAGGTCCTCGACGCGGAGGGGCTGCCGGACGGTTTCACGGCACGTGACGGTGGCGCCCGGCGGTCCGGCGCCCGGGCGGGCGCGGGCACCCGGCGGCCCGCGGATCCGGTGGTGCGGCGTGCGGTGGAGGCGGCGCAGGCCGCCGCTGCCATTCCCGACCACCCCCGACTCGACCAGGTCTTCGACGTGTTCGCCGAGGGCGGTTCGCTGTGGATCGTCAGCGAGCTGGTGGCCGCCCGTCCGCTGGCCGCGCTGCTCGCCGAGAAGCCGCTGACGCCGTACCGGGCGGCCGAGGTGGCCTCCGACGTCCTGATGGCCCTTCGGGTACTGCACGCGCACGGCTGGGTGCACCGGAACATCACCGCGCGTACGGTGCTCGTGTGCGACGACGGCCGGGTGATGCTGACCGGCCTCGCGGTGGGCGCGGCCGAGGAGGCGCTGTGCGGATACGACCCGGTACCCGAACCGCCCTTCGAGGAGTCCGGGCAGGGGTCCGGGCACGAGCCGGGGGCGCAGGGCGGCGGTGCCGGGCGGGCGCTCGGCGTCGGTGGTCCGGGGGGTTCCGGGCCGGGTGGGGGCATCGGCGGTGCGGGTGATCCCGAGGCGGCGCGGCGTGCGGCCATAGAGGCCCGCGAGGCCCGGGGCCTGCCCTCGGCCGGGGGCGAGAGCGCGAGCGGCGGTTCGGTCGTACCGGTGCGTGGACCGGTGGAGGGCGGCGCGGACCCGCGGGCGGCGCGTGCCGGAGCGATCGCGGCCTACCGGGCCGGTGCCCGGGCCGCCGCACGGGTGCAGGAGGCACAGCAGGGCGGGCGGGCGGCACTGCCCGGAGCCCGCACCGACCCGGACGCCGGTGTCGCGCCCCACGTCAACGGATCGGCGCAGTCGCCGTACATCCCCGGACAGGGCACCGCCCCCGGGGCCGTACCGCCCGGGCGGATCGCCGATCCCTACGGTGTGGGCGGCAACCCACGGACGACGGCCTGGCACGGCGCGGCACCCCGCGGCACGACCGGCGGGGCGACGGCGGCGCAGGGCCGGGAGCAGCCGGCGCTCCCCCCGGCCCCGGACACCGCGGCCCACGGCGAGCCCACCCGGTGGGACGACCTGGTCGCCGACACCCCCGCACCCCGGCGCGGCCCGGCCACGGCGCTGGCCGCCGAGCGTGCGCGGCAGGCGCGGATGGCCGTGGTCGGACCCGTGACCGAGCGCTGGGCGCCCGAGCAGGCGGGGTCGGTGCACGAGAACTGGCAGCTGGCCGCGCCGATCGGTCCGGCGACCGACCTGTGGGCGCTCGGCGCGCTGCTCTTCAGGGCCGTGCAGGGGCATGCGCCCTACCCGGAGGAGTCGACGGCCGAGCTGGTGCAGATGGTGTGCGCCGAGCCGCCCGCGTACGCCGAGGAGTGCGGGCCGCTGCGGCCGGTCGTGGAGTCGCTGCTGCGTCAGGACCCGACCGAACGCCTCGATTTCGAGGAGGTGCGCGGCTGGCTGCGCTCGCTGGTGCGCTCGGCGCCCGAGCCGGAGGCCGGGGTACACGTGGTCGCCGCGCCGCCCGTCGACGCCCGGCGGCTGCCCGTCGTACGGCGTCGGGGCGAGCTCGTGCGCCGGCGGCGGGCCGGGCTTCCCGCGCACCACGGGCGTCACAAGCGGGCCAAGGAGGAGTCCGGTTCGCCGCGCCGCCTCGGCCGCACCCTGCTCGTGCTGGTCCTGCTCGCGATGGCCGCGGCGATCGCCTACGCCATGCTGTTCATGCCGAAGGCGAAGACCGAGGGCGCGGACGGCGCGGACCGCACCGGAGCCGCCGGCGAGGTCAGCCAGGCGCCCGAGCCGGACGCCGGCAGCGATCCCCGGCCCGACCAGACCTCGCCCGGGCCGGAGAAGAGCCCGTCGTCGGCCGGCACCACCGAGACCCAGACCACCGGCCCGGACGTCGCCGACGGCTTCACCCTGCGCAAGGACTCGGCGGGCTTCCAGGTCGCCGTCGCCAAGGGCTGGGAGCGCAGCCCGCGCAATGGCAGCGGTCAGGTCGTCTACTCCAAGGGCGACTTCGAGCTCATCGTCGTCGCGGGCCGGGACAGCGCGTCGTCGTACGGCAGTGACCCGATGGCCTACCAGCGGGAGAGGGAGCGCGAGTTGCAGCCCTACCGCGACTCCAGCTGGGCCACCTCCACCGGGCTGAAGACGATCGAGGTGGGCGGACGGACCATGGCCGAGGGGCAGTTCACCTGGACCGGCGGCGACGGGGGCGAGCTGTACGTGCGCAATTTGGCGATGCTGGTCGAGGGGCGCTACCACGTGGTCCAGGTGCGCGGCCCGGAATCCGAACGTGACGAGGTGACGCGGATGTACGAGCAGGCGGCGGCGACGTACCAGGCCACGGGCTGA
- a CDS encoding serine/threonine-protein kinase, whose product MQGLLVAGRYRLAESIGNGGMGRVWRAHDEVLHRSVAIKELTAALYVSESEQAILLARTRAEARAAARINHSAVVTVHDVLEHDGRPWIVMELVEGRSLADAVKEDGRVEPREAARIGLWVLRALRAAHTAGVLHRDIKPGNVLLGRDGRVLLTDFGIAQIEGDTTITRTGEVVGSVDYLAPERVRGHDPGPSSDLWALGATLYTAVEGRSPFRRTTPLTTMQAVVEEEAAELQHAGPLTPVIISLLRKDPNTRPNASEAEQMLAEAAEGRRPNGAQAYVPTQYGGATPYRDSHSGTGTAATGTSGTRPLGTGSGSHTRTPLPPLAGTPASGTSTAGTSPYGATGPTTLGPAATGPQPAGTGRRRRLRTLALVVALAAIIGGATAVVLQQWHQNRQGDSGSSVSTTEGPGGSVPDSWIRYDDPAGFSLYLPKGWKRTPFGPQGELKQIDYSPDGGRHFVRIAVDTSPDFADAKSHQEDLEQQVQRLVDYKRVTMEENIYRDRKGSLWEYTWTALAKDPPYVAGPRHAIEETYFSRDGVEYAIYMSTPQKDWAKTSKQFKWVLQGWREKAS is encoded by the coding sequence ATGCAGGGCCTGCTCGTCGCGGGCCGCTACCGGCTGGCCGAATCCATCGGCAACGGCGGCATGGGCCGGGTCTGGCGTGCCCATGACGAGGTGCTGCACCGGTCCGTCGCCATCAAGGAGTTGACCGCCGCCCTCTACGTCTCGGAGAGCGAGCAGGCGATCCTGCTGGCGCGCACCCGGGCGGAGGCCAGGGCGGCGGCGCGCATCAACCACTCCGCGGTCGTCACGGTGCACGACGTGCTGGAGCACGACGGCCGCCCCTGGATCGTGATGGAGCTGGTCGAGGGCCGCTCCCTGGCCGACGCGGTAAAGGAGGACGGGCGCGTCGAGCCCCGCGAGGCGGCGCGCATCGGCCTGTGGGTGCTGCGGGCCCTGCGCGCCGCGCACACCGCCGGCGTCCTGCACCGCGACATCAAGCCGGGCAACGTGCTCCTCGGCCGCGACGGACGCGTCCTGCTCACGGACTTCGGCATCGCCCAGATCGAGGGCGACACCACCATCACACGCACCGGAGAGGTCGTCGGATCGGTCGACTACCTGGCGCCCGAGCGCGTACGCGGCCACGACCCGGGCCCGTCCTCCGACCTGTGGGCCCTGGGCGCGACGCTCTACACGGCGGTGGAGGGCCGGTCCCCGTTCCGCCGCACCACGCCGCTGACCACCATGCAGGCCGTGGTGGAGGAGGAGGCCGCCGAGCTCCAGCACGCCGGCCCGCTCACGCCCGTCATCATCTCCCTGCTGCGCAAGGACCCGAACACCCGGCCCAACGCGTCCGAGGCGGAGCAGATGCTCGCCGAGGCGGCGGAGGGACGGCGGCCGAACGGGGCGCAGGCGTACGTGCCCACGCAGTACGGCGGGGCGACGCCGTACCGGGACTCCCACAGCGGCACGGGGACGGCCGCCACAGGCACGTCCGGCACCCGCCCGCTCGGCACCGGCTCGGGTTCGCACACCCGCACACCGCTCCCGCCGCTGGCCGGCACCCCGGCCAGCGGGACGTCCACGGCCGGTACTTCGCCCTACGGTGCCACCGGTCCCACCACGCTCGGCCCGGCGGCGACGGGCCCGCAGCCGGCCGGTACGGGCAGGCGCCGCAGGCTGCGCACCCTCGCCCTGGTCGTCGCGCTCGCGGCCATCATCGGCGGGGCCACGGCCGTGGTGCTCCAGCAGTGGCACCAGAACCGGCAGGGCGACTCCGGCTCGTCGGTCTCGACGACGGAGGGGCCGGGGGGATCGGTTCCGGACAGCTGGATCCGCTACGACGACCCCGCCGGGTTCAGCCTCTATCTGCCGAAGGGCTGGAAGCGGACGCCCTTCGGCCCGCAGGGCGAGCTCAAGCAGATCGACTACTCACCGGACGGCGGACGGCACTTCGTCCGGATCGCCGTCGACACGTCACCGGACTTCGCCGACGCCAAGTCCCACCAGGAGGATCTGGAGCAGCAGGTCCAGAGGCTGGTCGACTACAAGCGGGTGACCATGGAGGAGAACATCTACCGGGACCGCAAGGGCTCGCTGTGGGAGTACACCTGGACGGCGCTGGCCAAGGACCCGCCCTACGTCGCCGGGCCGCGCCACGCCATCGAGGAGACGTACTTCTCGCGGGACGGTGTCGAGTACGCGATCTACATGTCCACACCGCAGAAGGACTGGGCGAAGACGAGCAAGCAGTTCAAATGGGTGCTGCAGGGCTGGCGGGAGAAGGCCTCCTGA
- a CDS encoding serine/threonine-protein kinase — MGTEGHNRRVIAGRYRLEERLGRGGMGVVWRATDRLLGRSVAVKELPYDETLSAAQARRQRDRTLREARALAQLSHPHIIVVHDVVEDDERPYIVMELIEGGSLADRLAHRGPVDAAEAARIGIALLGALGAAHAAGVLHRDLKPDNVLLETGTDRVVLTDFGIAQVVGTPTLTENGTFVGSPEYTAPERMSGARTGPESDLWSLGALLCAVLSGESPFHRDSLGGILHAVVVGDIQPPAQAGPLLPVVRGLLERDPDRRLDGDRAERMLRAFRDTGFTPMSPPEYAPTVGDVPRRGPLDLAVRQPSASPVDLSGPGRPEEPFLRQPTRRVLIAALLVAAMAGAGVSAAALLAGEGDGDGGPTPTSSAPAPPTPPMTPKAPTAQTTRPASPSAPAATP; from the coding sequence ATGGGGACCGAGGGGCACAACAGGCGTGTCATCGCGGGCCGTTACCGGCTCGAGGAGAGACTCGGGCGCGGTGGCATGGGCGTGGTCTGGCGGGCGACGGACCGGCTGCTCGGCCGCAGCGTGGCCGTCAAGGAGCTCCCCTACGACGAGACGCTGTCCGCGGCGCAGGCCCGCCGGCAACGGGACCGTACGCTGCGCGAGGCCCGGGCCCTCGCCCAGCTGAGCCACCCGCACATCATCGTCGTCCACGACGTCGTCGAGGACGACGAACGCCCCTACATCGTCATGGAGTTGATCGAGGGCGGCTCGCTCGCCGACCGGCTCGCCCACCGGGGTCCCGTCGACGCCGCCGAAGCGGCCCGCATCGGCATCGCCCTGCTCGGTGCGCTGGGTGCCGCGCACGCGGCCGGGGTGCTGCACCGCGACCTCAAGCCGGACAACGTGCTGCTGGAGACGGGCACCGACCGGGTCGTCCTCACCGACTTCGGCATCGCCCAGGTCGTGGGCACCCCGACTCTCACCGAGAACGGAACCTTCGTGGGCTCGCCCGAGTACACCGCGCCCGAGCGGATGTCCGGGGCCAGGACCGGGCCAGAGTCCGACCTGTGGTCGCTGGGCGCGCTGCTGTGCGCGGTCCTCAGCGGGGAGTCCCCGTTCCACCGCGACTCGCTGGGCGGCATCTTGCACGCGGTCGTGGTGGGCGACATCCAGCCGCCCGCGCAGGCCGGGCCGCTGCTGCCCGTCGTACGCGGTCTGCTGGAGCGCGACCCGGACCGGCGGCTGGACGGGGACCGGGCGGAACGGATGCTCCGGGCCTTCCGCGACACGGGCTTCACCCCCATGTCGCCGCCCGAGTACGCGCCGACGGTGGGGGACGTGCCGCGCCGAGGGCCGCTGGACCTCGCCGTCCGGCAACCCTCCGCGTCGCCGGTGGACCTGTCCGGTCCGGGCCGGCCGGAGGAACCCTTCCTCCGGCAGCCCACGCGGCGCGTGCTCATCGCGGCGCTGCTGGTCGCGGCGATGGCGGGAGCGGGGGTGTCCGCGGCGGCCCTGCTCGCGGGGGAGGGCGACGGGGACGGCGGCCCCACGCCGACGAGTTCCGCACCGGCGCCGCCGACGCCGCCGATGACGCCGAAGGCGCCGACGGCTCAGACGACCCGGCCGGCCTCCCCGAGCGCGCCCGCGGCCACTCCGTGA
- a CDS encoding serine/threonine-protein kinase — protein MSNNGGARSGADEPTSFVLQPPNQQAPVPGNPYAAPAASPTQIVPPQAAQAAQSAQTPEDPGAGRLIAGRYRLLAKLGHGGMGTVWRAKDETVDREVAVKEPRVPEHLPERERSNAFERMRREARAAARLDHPAVVDVHDVAVVEDQPWIVMELVRGRSLGDALQEGTLSAREAARIGLEVLGALEAAHAAGILHRDVKPDNVLLGRHDRVVLTDFGIAQIEGETNLTDTGGFVGSPEYIAPERVLGQRPGPASDLWSLGVVLYAATEGVSPFRRSNTPATLQSVLNATPAPAASAQGPLAEAVNGLLHKDPARRPNAAQVRALLEAAANPPSAQPTQAVRVTGPGGGGRGVRLGRKAWIGLGAAAVAAAVTAYLVIADPFAGPLPEGWEVKQEKDVAASFAVPAEYQRTVPDRKSDQGHWVTYTDWSGSIWIGLTLEKKAEDTGGNIAGSAAAEMYDDDTRFKESGSYELDMDEGPKKSDPKVTTYRDKKAARNTVPFTTDDSENPRPRELQIFYYRTPGGDMYKLTVSYPGKGDFTERGREVASAAIANLDIDKT, from the coding sequence ATGAGCAACAACGGGGGAGCCCGATCCGGGGCCGACGAGCCGACGAGTTTTGTACTGCAACCGCCGAACCAGCAGGCGCCGGTGCCGGGCAATCCCTACGCCGCGCCGGCCGCTTCACCCACCCAGATCGTGCCGCCCCAGGCGGCTCAGGCGGCCCAGTCGGCCCAGACGCCCGAAGACCCCGGTGCGGGACGGCTCATCGCCGGACGCTACCGGCTGCTGGCCAAGCTCGGGCACGGCGGCATGGGCACGGTGTGGCGGGCCAAGGACGAGACGGTGGACCGGGAGGTCGCCGTCAAGGAACCTCGCGTCCCGGAGCATCTTCCCGAACGCGAACGCTCCAACGCCTTCGAGCGAATGCGCCGCGAGGCCCGGGCGGCGGCCCGGCTCGACCACCCGGCGGTCGTCGACGTGCACGACGTCGCGGTCGTGGAGGACCAGCCCTGGATCGTGATGGAGCTGGTGCGGGGCCGCTCACTGGGCGACGCGCTCCAGGAGGGCACCCTGTCCGCACGCGAGGCCGCCCGGATCGGCCTCGAGGTGCTCGGCGCGCTGGAGGCCGCGCACGCGGCGGGCATCCTGCACCGCGACGTGAAACCCGACAACGTGCTGCTCGGCCGGCACGACCGGGTCGTCCTCACGGACTTCGGGATCGCCCAGATCGAGGGCGAGACCAACCTGACCGACACCGGCGGCTTCGTCGGCTCGCCCGAGTACATCGCGCCCGAGCGCGTGCTCGGGCAGCGCCCGGGACCCGCCAGCGACCTGTGGTCCCTGGGAGTGGTGCTCTACGCGGCGACGGAGGGCGTCTCCCCGTTCCGCCGCAGCAACACCCCCGCCACGCTCCAGTCCGTCCTCAACGCCACACCCGCGCCGGCGGCTTCGGCCCAGGGCCCGCTCGCCGAGGCCGTCAACGGCCTGCTGCACAAGGACCCGGCCCGCCGACCGAACGCCGCGCAGGTGCGGGCCCTGCTGGAGGCGGCCGCGAACCCGCCCTCCGCCCAGCCCACGCAGGCCGTGCGGGTCACGGGCCCGGGCGGGGGCGGCCGGGGCGTCCGGCTCGGCAGGAAGGCCTGGATCGGACTGGGTGCCGCGGCTGTCGCGGCGGCGGTGACGGCGTACCTGGTGATCGCGGACCCGTTCGCCGGGCCGCTGCCCGAGGGCTGGGAGGTCAAGCAGGAGAAGGACGTAGCCGCGTCGTTCGCCGTCCCCGCCGAGTACCAGCGGACCGTGCCCGACCGGAAGTCCGACCAGGGCCACTGGGTCACGTACACCGACTGGAGCGGCAGCATCTGGATCGGCCTGACGCTGGAGAAGAAGGCCGAGGACACCGGCGGCAACATCGCGGGCTCCGCGGCCGCCGAGATGTACGACGACGACACCCGGTTCAAGGAGAGCGGCAGCTACGAGCTCGACATGGACGAGGGGCCGAAGAAGTCCGACCCCAAGGTGACCACGTACCGGGACAAGAAGGCCGCCCGGAACACCGTCCCCTTCACAACCGACGACAGTGAGAACCCCCGCCCCCGGGAACTCCAGATCTTCTACTACCGGACCCCGGGCGGCGACATGTACAAGCTCACCGTCAGCTACCCGGGCAAGGGCGACTTCACCGAGCGCGGACGCGAGGTGGCGAGCGCGGCCATCGCGAACCTGGACATCGACAAGACCTGA